The following are from one region of the Methanospirillum hungatei genome:
- a CDS encoding TetR/AcrR family transcriptional regulator: MNLQKLPETHINNEDKRERIVSSALHLFTTFGFHATPTSQISKAAHVSTGTLFHYFPDKQTLIDELYLSIKKEMSSVVGNEDNPALPTRTLLERGFIRYIDWGIANPEKARFLTQFHHSPNISDAVQNRAYEEFRWMTDLYSRAIREGIFSNHPVHYHMVMIAQILNGVLELLTLHDGDMSDEAIIAAGIEKIFK, from the coding sequence ATGAACTTACAGAAATTACCAGAAACTCATATAAATAACGAAGATAAGCGGGAGAGAATAGTATCATCAGCTCTTCACCTTTTTACCACCTTTGGATTTCATGCAACACCAACATCACAGATTAGCAAAGCTGCTCATGTATCAACAGGAACACTTTTTCACTATTTTCCTGATAAACAAACTCTTATTGATGAATTATATCTGTCGATAAAAAAGGAGATGAGTTCGGTTGTCGGAAATGAAGATAATCCTGCACTTCCTACCAGAACATTGCTTGAACGGGGATTTATCCGATATATCGATTGGGGTATTGCAAATCCGGAAAAAGCACGATTCTTAACTCAGTTTCATCATTCTCCAAACATCAGCGATGCCGTTCAAAACCGGGCCTATGAAGAGTTTCGATGGATGACAGATCTGTATTCTCGAGCCATCAGAGAAGGGATTTTTTCAAATCATCCGGTTCATTATCACATGGTCATGATAGCCCAGATATTAAATGGTGTCCTAGAATTATTGACACTTCATGATGGAGACATGTCTGATGAAGCAATAATTGCAGCGGGAATCGAAAAAATTTTTAAATAA
- a CDS encoding M28 family metallopeptidase, producing the protein MNPATLYGHLKTICKTIGERPTGTLANRQVMEYIGRHLECLGYPVTYQLFDCKEWNVSRASLQSGDQNICVYANPYSPSCDLTTSVQIIRTLEELRYSDVSDTIVMITGDLSQTPLMPKNFPFFNLESHQEIIRLLEEKNPHAVIFTYPGKELTPILIDGDFSLPSVTISESDIPYLLDHSGTSIHLSIDSETTPSRAANILCQIPGEGKKIVLCAHFDTKYYTPGALDNASGVAALLVLVDRLRRGPPKNNIEFVFLNGEECYNAPGEMAYLSSDSVNLQDIGLVINLDGIGLCGNPSSVAYFSMPHTYEAVAEETRKKYPGVVRVDPWPEGDHMIFAQKNIPSIAFSTAAEGNVMKNIIHTSLDTMDRLDIGKIMHTIDAIEATVRKLSEIID; encoded by the coding sequence ATGAATCCGGCAACCCTGTATGGACACCTAAAGACTATTTGCAAAACAATTGGAGAACGACCAACCGGAACACTGGCAAACCGGCAGGTAATGGAGTATATTGGAAGACATCTCGAATGCCTTGGTTATCCGGTAACATACCAGTTATTTGATTGCAAAGAATGGAATGTATCTAGAGCATCCCTGCAGTCCGGAGATCAGAACATCTGTGTATATGCGAATCCCTATTCTCCATCATGTGACCTGACCACGTCGGTACAGATTATTCGCACTCTTGAAGAACTACGTTACTCTGATGTATCTGATACTATTGTAATGATTACTGGTGATCTTTCACAAACACCATTGATGCCCAAAAATTTTCCTTTTTTTAATTTGGAATCACATCAGGAGATTATTCGGTTATTAGAAGAGAAAAATCCTCACGCTGTTATCTTTACATATCCAGGTAAAGAACTGACGCCAATCCTTATCGATGGGGATTTTTCACTCCCATCAGTGACTATCAGTGAATCAGATATTCCTTATTTACTAGATCATAGTGGTACATCCATCCATCTGTCAATTGATTCTGAAACTACTCCATCAAGAGCTGCAAATATCCTTTGCCAGATTCCAGGTGAAGGAAAGAAGATCGTGTTATGTGCTCATTTTGACACGAAATATTATACGCCTGGTGCTCTTGATAATGCATCTGGTGTTGCAGCCCTCTTAGTCCTTGTAGATCGGCTTCGAAGGGGACCTCCAAAAAATAATATTGAGTTTGTTTTTTTGAATGGAGAAGAATGTTATAATGCCCCAGGTGAGATGGCATATTTATCATCAGATTCAGTCAATCTACAAGATATCGGTCTTGTTATTAACCTTGATGGTATTGGTCTTTGTGGCAATCCCTCAAGTGTTGCATATTTTTCAATGCCGCATACATATGAAGCAGTAGCTGAGGAAACTAGAAAAAAATATCCGGGTGTTGTTCGTGTTGATCCCTGGCCTGAAGGAGATCACATGATATTTGCCCAGAAAAATATTCCATCAATTGCTTTTTCAACCGCTGCCGAAGGGAATGTCATGAAGAATATTATCCATACTAGTCTTGACACAATGGACAGACTTGATATCGGAAAAATTATGCATACTATTGATGCAATAGAAGCGACAGTACGAAAATTAAGTGAGATAATTGATTAA
- the ilvN gene encoding acetolactate synthase small subunit, with translation MTAHIFSVLVEDSPGVLSRVTGLFSRRGFNIESLAVGHCEQPATSRITIVVTGNDVQIEQVKKQLNKLIEVIKVLDVSEYEHVERELALIKVKAEPGTARSEIMQIAGIFRAKIIDVGSDTLVVEVTGDSGKIAAIEDLLKPYGILELVRTGKIALQRGSATVSSGR, from the coding sequence ATGACTGCCCATATATTCAGTGTTCTTGTTGAGGACAGCCCTGGTGTTCTCTCCCGAGTGACCGGGCTCTTCTCCCGCCGCGGTTTTAATATTGAAAGTCTTGCTGTAGGGCACTGTGAACAACCTGCGACGAGTCGTATTACCATCGTTGTTACTGGTAATGATGTTCAGATAGAGCAGGTAAAAAAGCAGCTGAACAAACTGATCGAGGTTATTAAAGTTCTTGATGTTTCTGAATATGAGCATGTTGAACGGGAACTGGCCCTGATAAAGGTAAAAGCTGAACCAGGAACGGCCCGTTCAGAGATAATGCAGATTGCAGGAATATTCCGGGCGAAAATTATTGATGTCGGGAGTGATACTCTGGTTGTTGAAGTCACCGGCGACAGTGGAAAAATTGCTGCGATTGAAGATCTGCTAAAACCATATGGAATACTGGAACTTGTCAGAACCGGAAAGATTGCTTTGCAACGAGGTTCAGCAACGGTAAGTTCAGGGAGATAA
- a CDS encoding aldo/keto reductase gives MQYRTVPKNGDSLSALGFGAMRLPTKRGNIDEERASRLIRHAIDQGVNYIDTAFSYHGGESEKVLGRILTNGYREKVKLATKLPPWNVQTREDMDKILSIQLKRLQTDHIDYYLLHSLNSGSWKKFQDLGVFEFLESAQQAGLIKNIGFSFHGDRKTFREIIDAYDWTFCQIQYNILDEENQAGKDGLLYAASKNIAVMVMEPLRGGMLAEKVPKEVRHIYEKSGSLRTAAAFGLSWVWNHPEVTVVLSGMNDETHLAENIATCDAATPGSLSDMDIQVIDDARDVYTKMMKVGCTGCSYCTPCPFGVNIPMCFYFYNQYHMLGDKLMTRGFYSMQLMGGMGSPGNASLCRQCGKCVSKCPQNIPIPEELKEVAKTMDGLTTKLVFMIAKRMFGSSIKNE, from the coding sequence ATGCAATACAGAACAGTACCAAAAAATGGTGATTCTTTATCCGCATTGGGATTTGGAGCAATGAGACTTCCGACAAAAAGAGGAAATATTGATGAAGAACGTGCCTCCAGGCTCATTCGCCATGCCATTGATCAGGGTGTGAATTACATTGACACTGCTTTTTCATATCATGGAGGTGAAAGTGAGAAAGTCCTTGGAAGGATCCTCACGAATGGCTACCGGGAGAAGGTAAAACTGGCAACGAAACTTCCACCATGGAATGTGCAAACGAGGGAAGATATGGATAAAATTCTTTCAATTCAACTGAAACGTCTTCAGACGGATCATATTGATTATTACCTTCTTCATTCCCTCAACTCCGGTTCATGGAAAAAATTTCAGGACCTTGGAGTGTTTGAGTTTTTAGAGTCTGCTCAGCAGGCCGGACTCATAAAAAATATTGGATTTTCATTCCATGGTGACCGAAAAACATTTCGGGAGATCATTGATGCGTATGACTGGACCTTCTGTCAAATCCAGTATAATATTCTTGACGAAGAGAACCAGGCAGGAAAAGATGGCTTGCTCTATGCTGCTTCAAAAAACATTGCCGTTATGGTGATGGAACCACTCCGGGGCGGTATGCTTGCTGAAAAGGTTCCAAAAGAGGTACGACATATATATGAGAAATCTGGTTCATTACGAACTGCAGCGGCCTTTGGTCTTTCCTGGGTCTGGAATCATCCAGAGGTTACTGTGGTTTTATCCGGAATGAATGATGAAACTCATCTTGCAGAAAATATTGCAACATGTGATGCAGCAACTCCGGGCAGTTTATCAGATATGGATATCCAGGTTATCGATGATGCCCGGGATGTGTATACAAAGATGATGAAAGTCGGGTGTACTGGTTGTTCATATTGTACGCCATGTCCGTTTGGTGTGAACATCCCCATGTGTTTTTATTTTTATAACCAGTATCACATGCTTGGCGATAAACTGATGACCCGTGGATTTTATAGCATGCAACTCATGGGAGGGATGGGTTCGCCAGGAAATGCTTCTCTTTGTAGACAATGTGGAAAATGTGTATCAAAATGTCCCCAGAATATCCCAATCCCGGAAGAATTGAAAGAAGTTGCGAAAACTATGGATGGATTGACAACAAAACTGGTTTTCATGATTGCAAAGCGAATGTTTGGATCATCAATAAAGAATGAATAA
- a CDS encoding flagellin produces the protein MNHESGFSGLEAALIMIAFVVVAAVFGYSMISTGFFASQKVQEVTYAGIKQSSSVAITDGLIRGQYDAGKGGITSLTFSLSVPDTGESIDLSKMIYYYVRNNEGGNAVPLDYVTPKSGILASGDSTRIRLALFDAGLAGPMAGGTFSLEIKPPIGASTLIQRQLPTGYNGGYLS, from the coding sequence ATGAACCACGAATCAGGTTTTTCAGGACTGGAAGCTGCCTTAATCATGATTGCATTTGTGGTCGTTGCAGCAGTATTTGGCTATAGTATGATAAGTACAGGTTTTTTTGCTTCTCAAAAAGTTCAGGAGGTCACATATGCAGGAATCAAGCAGAGTTCGTCTGTTGCGATAACTGACGGATTAATCAGGGGACAATATGATGCAGGAAAGGGAGGAATCACGTCTCTGACTTTCAGCCTATCTGTTCCTGACACTGGAGAATCCATTGATCTCTCAAAGATGATTTATTATTATGTACGGAATAATGAAGGAGGGAATGCAGTTCCTCTTGATTATGTAACTCCGAAATCAGGAATTCTTGCATCTGGAGATTCTACTCGGATAAGGCTTGCCCTTTTTGATGCAGGACTTGCAGGTCCGATGGCAGGTGGTACTTTCTCACTGGAAATTAAACCTCCGATTGGTGCTTCAACATTAATTCAAAGGCAATTACCAACAGGATACAATGGAGGATATCTCTCCTGA